The Acidimicrobiia bacterium genome includes the window CCGAAGATTCCGATTTTCCGGTCAGTTTCATTGACAGCCTGGGAGAGGTCACGATCGGAACCAAACCCATGGCCATAGTGTCGTTGTCACCGGCGTCGACTGAGATCCTCTTCGCGGTCGGGGCAGGGGACCAGGTTCTGGCGGTCGATTCACTGAGCAACTTTCCCGAATCCGCCCCGCTCGATCCGGACCTCTCGGCGTGGACCCCGAATATTGAGGCGATCATCGGGATGAATCCTGATCTGGTTGTGATCAGTGGTGACACCGGTGATTTCGTTGCCGGTCTGAACGCCGCCGGCATCCCGGTGATCACCCATTTCGCTCCTGCAAACCTTGACGACGTTTACTCCCAGATCGAGCAAGTTGGCGCTGCGACCGGAAACACCCCGGGGGCGGCCGCACTTATCGAACAGATGCAGGCGGACATCGCCGGGATCCTCGCCGGAGTCCCGACCTACGATGTGGCGCCGACGTATTACCACGAACTGGACGACACCCTTTACAGCGTCACTTCGCAGACCTTTATCGGTCAAATGTATGCCTTACTCGGCCTCCGGAACGTAGCGGATCCCGCCGACGCGGACGGATCCGCCTACGGATACCCGCAATTGTCGGCTGAGTACCTCGTGGATGCCGACCCCGACCTCATCTTCCTGGCCGATACCATCTGTTGTGGGGTCACCGCCGAATCGGTGGCTGGTAGGGCAGGTTGGGAAACCATGTCGGCGGTTCAGAACGGCTGGATCGTGGAGTTGAACGACGACGTCGCTTCCCGTTGGGGACCGCGAGTCGTCGAATTACTTCGGGCGGCCGCAGATGCCCTAACGCTGGCGGTGAGCAGCGACTGATGATCGATGTCGAACATTCTCGAGTGTTGCTTCGATGGTGGGTCATCGCCGCCTTGGTTCTGGTCGGAACGGTCCTCGGCGGCTTGTCAATCGGGCCCGTTTCGATAGGGATTGGTGATATTTGGGCAACGATAACCAGCCACATTCCAGGTGCGGGAGCTGCCGGGACGGTATCCCAGGCCCACCAGGCGATCATCTGGGACATCCGACTTCCGCGCGTTCTACTCGGTGTCCTGGTCGGCGGAATGCTTGCCACCGCCGGGGCCGCCTATCAAGGGGTATTTCGCAACCCGTTGGCCGATCCGTACCTACTAGGCGTAGCAGCCGGCGCCGGACTGGGTGCCACTCTCGCCATCGCAATCGGTGGAGGAGGCTCGGCACTTCTCCCGGTAGCGGCATTTCTGGGAGCGGTCGTGGCAGCCAGCATCACGTATGCAGTTGGGGCGGCCGGATCACGTGGCAATACGGTCACTTCACTCATTCTGTCAGGGGTCGCAGTGGCGGCGTTTCTGACCGCCGCTCAGACCTACGTACAACAGCGCAACTCTGAAACACTTCGTGAGGTGTACTCGTGGATTCTGGGGCGCCTTTCGACGGCGGGCTGGTCAGAAGTCCGTTCTGTCCTTCCATACGTTTTCGTGGCGTCAACCATCTTGTTTGCTCTGCGCAGGATGCTCGACGTGTTGGCATTGGGGGACGAGGAGGCGACCGCCCTCGGGTTGCCAGTCACCCGGATTCGCTTGATCGTCGTGGCGGCTGCGACTCTCGGGACGGCAGCGGTGGTCGCAGTGAGTGGTCTAATCGGATTTGTCGGGATCGTGATTCCACATCTCCTGCGTTTGCTGTTTGGTGCGAGCTATCGCCTGCTCATCCCGCTGTCATTCTTCGGTGGCGGGGCCTTCCTGGTAGCCGCCGACCTGTTTGCCAGAATTGCCATTCCTCCCGCCGAGCTACCCATCGGGGTCATAACGGCGTTCCTGGGTGCGCCATTTTTCGCCCTCATTCTGAGGACCCGGCCGGGGGTGGCCCGATGATTCGAGTCCAGGATCTGTCTGCCAGCTATGACGGCTTGGCGGTGTTTGAGGGGATATCACTGACGGTCATGGCGGGTGAATGGGTAGTTATCATCGGACCGAACGGCGCCGGCAAATCCACGCTGCTGCGTTCGGTGGCTGGTCTGGCGGACATGCCTGGTCTTGTCACCATCGACGGTCGTTCGATCAAAGACCTGTCGGCCCGCAACCGTGCTCAGCAGATTGCCTATGTGCCACAAGCGCCGGCGTTGCCCGCTGGTATGACGGTGATCGATTACGTTCTTCTTGGTCGGACCCCGTACCTGTCGATCCTCGGTAGCGAGTCGAAACATGATCTGGCGACGGTGCGCAATACCCTCGATCTTCTCGCCGTCAGTCACCTGGCCAAACGAGGTGTTGCCACCTTGTCTGGCGGCGAAGCGCAGCGAGTGGTTCTGGCCAGAGCGATCGCCCAGGAGCCACAGATCCTGTTGCTCGATGAGCCGACTTCCGCGCTTGATCTTGGCAAGCAGCAGGAGACCATGCAGATCATCGACGACCTTCGCTCGGAACGGAACTTGACCGTCGTGTCGACCATGCATGATTTGACTCTGGCCGGGCAGTTCGCCGACCGTCTGTTACTGCTGAATGGGGGAGCCATCCTGGCCGAGGGTACCCCAGGAGAGGTGCTCACGAGTGAGACGATCGCCCGCCACTACGGCGCCAATGTGCGAGTCATCCAGGATCCTGATGGCGGCGTCATCGTGGTTCCAACCCGCCATACACCAACCTCCGGGGCAGTGGACCAGGCGCTTTGAGGGTCCGGCGAGGTCGGTTGCCGTTACGTTCCCTGCCTTCATCCCAACGATCTCGGGCAAAAGGTCCCGATGCCAGGTCGGGTCTGCTCGCTTGCGGTCGGAACACCCGAACTATGAACTGGGAAGGGGAGCTGGTGAACGATTGCGGAAACACGCCGTGCTTCCTCGGTGAGTTTGTATGGGAGTCGAAGCAGCTCCTCCAACAGGTGTGGCGCCTCTAGCACTCCCGCCATTAGCCGCTCGTACTCGACTTGGCCCGACCCTTGGCTGCACTGTGCGCCTGCATACATGATAAGTGCGAGACCCAGGTTATGGTTCAACCCGGAAGCCGGTTAAGCCGATAGAGACCTAATGCGCCTGAAGTCAACTGTCTGTCTCGTCCTATTGTGGTCCTTGCTCGCCGCCCTAATCCCGGGTCAGGCAATGGGAATGGTCCAGTCAGCTCCTCCACCCGCTCCCGACCTGTTTGGGATAGCTACCCAGGACTTCCGAACTGACCTACCCTTGTTCCAGAGCAAGACGGGTCAGTATCCCTCGCTCTACCAACTGTTTTGGAACATCGAGGCTGGATGGCCCGTCGCTTGGGCACCTGCGGTTCTCGACGAGTTGAGTGCGATGGGCGTGACCCCGTACGTTGAGGTGAACACTGCGGGCGGTGACACGGCCGCGTACCAAGACTTTGTGGCGGGCAAGCTGGATGGAGACCTGGCAGCGATGGTGTCCATGCTGGCAACCTGGCTGAATGCCGACACCGATCATCGGATTGTTATCGCGCCGTTTGCCGAGCCAAATCTGCCTGAGCACCCATGGGGCGGAGACCCAACTGGCGCCATCAAGTCATATAGGAAGGTTCGGCAAGCGTTCGTAGATGCCGGACTCGGCGGAGACAAGGTCCGATTTGCCTGGTCGGTCAACGGTGGAATTTCGAACGGTTTCACCTACGCAGATTATTACCCGGGGGATCCGGTTGTCGACGTCATCGGCCTATCCAAGCTGAATCGCAACAACCCGTGGAAGGACTTCTACACCATCATCGGTGGGTACGTCGACCAGATTCAGAGTGAACTGTCCACGACTAAGCCAATTCTGGTTAGCCAAACGGGGTCAGTCGTCGAGGATGGCGATCGCGACCAGTGGCTTCGGGACATGTTCAGAAGTTTGGCCGCCGATGAACAGGTGATCGGTGCGATCTATTTCAACCGGGATAAGTTCGAAGGCGGGAAAGCCAACGACTATCGGATCATCAAGAACGGTACGGTCGATCCAGTCGTGGTAGCCGAACTGGGCGGATGGTCTGCGCCATCGGCCGCTTCCTGGCTCTTCGACGGGAGGCTCGACGCGTGGGTCGCGGCTCGTGAGCAGGCCTTTCAGCTCTCGGGGGGCTTCCTTGATACGGTGGATTCGATCTTCGCGGCCGATATTGGCTGGCTGGCTGCCAACGGAATCACCAACGGCTGCTCGATCAACCTGTTCTGTCCGAGTGCCCCAGTCACACGCGGTCAAATGGCGGCTTTCCTTGTTCGTGCCCTCGCTTTGCCTCCGTCAAATGTGGACAGATTCACTGATGATGATGGGTCCGTCTTTGAGGCGGACATCCAAGCGTTGGCCGCTGCCGGAATCACATTCGGTTGTCGAGCTTCCGAATATTGTCCAACCAAGGTTGTGACGAGAGGACAGATGGCGGCGTTCTTGCGGAGAGCCTTCGAAGGTTCCGTCGCAATTGGTGCGCCCATGGCTTTCAGGGATGACGATGGGTCTGTTTTCGAGGCAGACATCAGTTGGCTGAGCGCCAGTGACATTACCAAGGGCTGCGCGGCCGACCTCTACTGTCCGTCCGCGCCGATCACCCGCGGTCAGATGGCCGCGTTTTTGCATC containing:
- a CDS encoding S-layer homology domain-containing protein, producing the protein MRLKSTVCLVLLWSLLAALIPGQAMGMVQSAPPPAPDLFGIATQDFRTDLPLFQSKTGQYPSLYQLFWNIEAGWPVAWAPAVLDELSAMGVTPYVEVNTAGGDTAAYQDFVAGKLDGDLAAMVSMLATWLNADTDHRIVIAPFAEPNLPEHPWGGDPTGAIKSYRKVRQAFVDAGLGGDKVRFAWSVNGGISNGFTYADYYPGDPVVDVIGLSKLNRNNPWKDFYTIIGGYVDQIQSELSTTKPILVSQTGSVVEDGDRDQWLRDMFRSLAADEQVIGAIYFNRDKFEGGKANDYRIIKNGTVDPVVVAELGGWSAPSAASWLFDGRLDAWVAAREQAFQLSGGFLDTVDSIFAADIGWLAANGITNGCSINLFCPSAPVTRGQMAAFLVRALALPPSNVDRFTDDDGSVFEADIQALAAAGITFGCRASEYCPTKVVTRGQMAAFLRRAFEGSVAIGAPMAFRDDDGSVFEADISWLSASDITKGCAADLYCPSAPITRGQMAAFLHRAMG
- a CDS encoding ABC transporter substrate-binding protein; protein product: EDSDFPVSFIDSLGEVTIGTKPMAIVSLSPASTEILFAVGAGDQVLAVDSLSNFPESAPLDPDLSAWTPNIEAIIGMNPDLVVISGDTGDFVAGLNAAGIPVITHFAPANLDDVYSQIEQVGAATGNTPGAAALIEQMQADIAGILAGVPTYDVAPTYYHELDDTLYSVTSQTFIGQMYALLGLRNVADPADADGSAYGYPQLSAEYLVDADPDLIFLADTICCGVTAESVAGRAGWETMSAVQNGWIVELNDDVASRWGPRVVELLRAAADALTLAVSSD
- a CDS encoding iron ABC transporter permease, yielding MIDVEHSRVLLRWWVIAALVLVGTVLGGLSIGPVSIGIGDIWATITSHIPGAGAAGTVSQAHQAIIWDIRLPRVLLGVLVGGMLATAGAAYQGVFRNPLADPYLLGVAAGAGLGATLAIAIGGGGSALLPVAAFLGAVVAASITYAVGAAGSRGNTVTSLILSGVAVAAFLTAAQTYVQQRNSETLREVYSWILGRLSTAGWSEVRSVLPYVFVASTILFALRRMLDVLALGDEEATALGLPVTRIRLIVVAAATLGTAAVVAVSGLIGFVGIVIPHLLRLLFGASYRLLIPLSFFGGGAFLVAADLFARIAIPPAELPIGVITAFLGAPFFALILRTRPGVAR
- a CDS encoding ABC transporter ATP-binding protein, giving the protein MIRVQDLSASYDGLAVFEGISLTVMAGEWVVIIGPNGAGKSTLLRSVAGLADMPGLVTIDGRSIKDLSARNRAQQIAYVPQAPALPAGMTVIDYVLLGRTPYLSILGSESKHDLATVRNTLDLLAVSHLAKRGVATLSGGEAQRVVLARAIAQEPQILLLDEPTSALDLGKQQETMQIIDDLRSERNLTVVSTMHDLTLAGQFADRLLLLNGGAILAEGTPGEVLTSETIARHYGANVRVIQDPDGGVIVVPTRHTPTSGAVDQAL